The Pelagovum sp. HNIBRBA483 sequence ATCTCAAACGCGGGAACGGTTGGTGCCTATTTGAACGCTGCGATGAAGGATGACTTGGGCGATCATCCGCATGTGGGCGATATTCGTGGTGAAGGCATGCTGTGCGCGGTCGAGTTCGTGAAGGACCGCGAAAGCCGCAGCTTCTTTGATGCCGCTGACAAGATCGGGCCGCAGGTCGCAGGTGCGTTGTTGGAGCAAGGTGTGATCGGGCGGGCGATGCCGCAGGGTGACATCCTTGGCTTTGCGCCGCCATTCTGCCTGACCGAAGCGGAAGCGGATGAAGTGGTCGGCAAGACTGTCAAGGCAGTGAACGCCGTTTTCAAAAGCTAGGAGACAGATAATGAAACTTGACCGGCCGCAGCATGACGCCCCCGCAACCGCCGAGGAAATGCGCAACGTGCGGCCGGTTATTTGTTATCCGCCTGAAACCCTGCCGCCGGTCGATATTGTCGGCTTGCAGGCGCTGCGCGCGCGTTCGGAACTGGAGGCAACCCTCACCGTGGCGCCGCGCGATGCGGGCTGCATCACGGTTCCTGCGGGCGCTTTTTTCCGTATCACGTCGGTAGGCGGGCCGCAGGTGGGCGACCTGAATATCTGGAATGAGCATGACCTGAACGAACGGTTCTACTCGGGCAAGACGCGGGCGCTTCATGGTACGCATCTCTCAACCGGCGACCGGATGTGGAGCAGTTTTCCCTACATGCGACCGATGGCGACGATTATTGACGATACGCTTGACTGGTACGGATTTGATGAGTTTGGTGGCTCGGTGC is a genomic window containing:
- a CDS encoding urea carboxylase-associated family protein; the protein is MKLDRPQHDAPATAEEMRNVRPVICYPPETLPPVDIVGLQALRARSELEATLTVAPRDAGCITVPAGAFFRITSVGGPQVGDLNIWNEHDLNERFYSGKTRALHGTHLSTGDRMWSSFPYMRPMATIIDDTLDWYGFDEFGGSVHDVIGTRCDPYTGRLLSGDDYHYCCHSNLTRALAAQSGLPLDEAEKYVHDVLNVFMCTGFTRDTGQYFMKASPVRPGDYLEFFAEIDLLVGLSACPGGDCSAEHSSDTAACYPLEITVWNPGETARNRHEVPQTNAYSRTHGVA